From the genome of Streptomyces sp. NBC_00523:
CGGCGCAGCCGCGCAGCGAGCGGCGGGCCTCGGCGGCGGACTGCCGGGCCTCCTCCAGGCTGCCCGGGTACGGCTCGGGCTCCTCCGGGTCGTCCTCGGCGCCGTGGTCCCTGAGCAGGTCGCGCAGCAGGGCGGCCGTCTCGTCGAAGCCGCCCGCCGCGTCCTCGGCGGCGCGGTGGGCGTGCAGCAGCTCGGCGTGGGCGGCCCGGGCGGTGTCCAGCGCGGCGGTGGCGGCGGCCAGCTCGCCGGTGGCGGTCCGCAGGAGGGCCTGGGCCTGCTCGGCGTCGGCGGGCACCCGGTCGTCGGGCAGCTCGGTGTGCAGGCTCTCGCCGTCGGCGGGCGCCAGGCGTTCGGCCTCGCCGCGCAGCCGGCCCAGCTGCTCGCTGGCGGCGGAGGCGCGGGTCTCCAGGAGCTGGACGAGGGATTCGGCGCGGGCGGCCGCCGCCTGCCGGGACGGGCCGTCGGCGCCGTCGGTGCCCTCCAGGAGCTGGGCGGCCCGGGTGCGGACCTTGTTGGTGAGGCGGTCCAGCTCGGCGAGGGCGGCGCTCTCGTCGCTCTCGGCGCGGGCCTGCTCGGCGCGCAGGTCGGCGCCGACGCCCACCTTCTCGTACAGCTGGGACGCCGCCCGGTACGCCTCGCGCAGGGCGGGCAGGGCCTGGCGCGGGGCGTCCTCGCCGGGGTCCGGGAGGTGTTCGGGCGCTCCGGCGATCTCGGCGCGTTCGGCGCGCAGGGCGCGGGCGGTGCGGCGGGCGTCGTCGGCGGCGCGCTGGGCGGCGCGGCGGTCCTCGTCGGCGGCCCGGGCTCGCTCCAGGAAGACGGTGGCGCGGGCCTCGCTCTCCGCCGCCTCGTCGGTCAGCTCGCGCAGCTGGGCCTGCCAGCCGGCCCGTTCCCGCAGCCGGAAGGCGAGTCCGGCGAGCGCGTCGGCAGCCCGGCGGGCGCGCTGGGCGGCCTCCTGGCGCTCCTCGCGGACCCGGGCGGTGTCGGCGGCGGCCTCGTCGGCCTCGGCGCGGACCGTGCGGGCCTCGGCGAGGACGGCTTCGGCGGTCTCGGCGGCGGTGCGGGCGGTACCGGCGGCTTCGGCGAGCTCGGCGAGCATGCCGGGCGGGCAGTCGGCGCGCCAGGAACCGATGCGGGCGGCGAGGGCGCGGTCGGCGCCGAGGCGGGCGGCGAGCACGCGGATGTCCTCGTCGCGGGCGGCGGCCCGGCTGCGCAGCGCCTGGCGCTCCTCGTCGGCGGCGTGCTCGTCGTGCATGGCCGGGTTCGGCGGTACGAGGAAGACGCCCTCGCCGGTGCCGGACGCGCCGGTGCCGGGGTCGGGCACGGGGGCGAGGAGGGCGGCGGCGGTGCCGACGGCGACGGCGGACCGGGGCAGCAGGGCGGCGGCGCCGAGGACGTCACGGGCGCGGGCATGCGCGTCGGGGTCGGTGATGACGACGCCGTCCACGAGCTCGGGCCGGGCGGCGAGGACGGCGGCGTGGTCGGCGGGGTCGACGGCCTGGGCGAGGTAGCGCCAGCCGGGGAGGGCGGGGATGCCCTGTTCACCGAGGTATTCCACGGTGGCCAGGACGTCGGGGCTCGGCGGGAGGAGGCCGCCGTCGCCGAGCGCGCCCAGGATGCGGGAGTCGTCGGCGGCCGCGGTGCGCAGTTCGAACAGGCGCCGTTCGGCGGTGGCGACGCTCTGGTCGAGCAGGTCACGCAGTTCGTCGGCGCCGCGGTCGAACTCGTCGGCGGTGAGAGGCTGGGGGCGGTCGGCGGGAGTGCCTTCCGCGGCCTCGTCGGTGCGGTGCGGGTCGTCTCCGGCCGCTTCGGCCCCCCGCACGGCCTGGCGGGGCCGGGGAAGGGCGCCGGGCAGGCCGAGCAGTTCGGCGAGGCGGGGTTCGGCGGCGATCGAGTCGGCGGCCCTCAGCTCCGCCTCGTACGCCTGCTCGGCGGCGCGGGCGGCGTCGGCGGCGCGGGCGGCGGCCAGTTCGGCGCGGGACTCGTCGGCGGTGGCCTGGCGGGCCCGGTCGGCGGCGGCTCCGGCGGCCTCGCGGGCGGTGTCCCAGGCGGCCACGGCGGCCTGTTCGGCGTCGTTGGCGGCGAGAGCGGCCCTCGCCGGGTCGGCGTGCGGCGCGGTGTCGTCCAGCCACCCGGCCCGGACGGCTTCGGCGGTCTCCTGCTCGACCTCGGCGAGGCGCTGGCGCAGGTGGCCCGCCTCGCTGCGGGCGCGCTGGGCCTCGGTGGCGGCGGTGGTGGCGTCCCGGTGGGCGGCCTCGCCGGCGCTCTGCAGGGTGTCGGAGCGCTCCTCCTCCTCGTTGGCCCGGCTCTCGCCCGCCTCGGCGGCGGTGTGCAGGGCCCGTACGAGGTCGGCGGCGGCGCTCGCGCGGGCGGCGAGGGCGGGGGCGGCGTCGCGCTCGGCCTCCCGGATCGCGGCGGCGACGCGGGCGGAGCGGTCGGCGGCGGCGCGGTGGCGCAGGACGGCCTCGGCGGCCTGCCAGGCGGCGTGCAGGGTGCGCGCGTCGCCGAGTTCGCGGCGCTGGGCGGCGGCGCCCTTCTCGGCGGCGGTGAGCGCCAGCGAGGCGTGCCGGTAGGCGAGTTCGGCGGCGATCAGGGCGCTGCGCCCGCGGGTCTCCTCGGCGCCGGTGACGGTGTGGGCGGCGGAGGTGACCTGCTGGGCGAGCTCAGCGGCCCGGCCGCGTTCCTCCCCGGCGCGGGCGGAGAGGCGGCGGGCCAGGGTGCGGGTGCGGCGCTCGGATCCGGCGTGGATGTCGCGGGCGCGGGCGCGGGTCCCGGCGGCCTCGACGATGCGGCCGAGGAGGTCGACGGAGCCGGCGGTGAAGTCGCGTTCGGCGGTGAGCTCGGCGCGGCGGCCGAGCTTGTTGCCGAAGCCGCTGACGAGGTCGGCGAGGCCGTCCGTGTCGCGGGTGTCGGTGACGGCGCGCAGCAGCAGGTCGGTGAAGTCGGAGTCCTTCTTGACCGCGAAGAGTCCGGCCGCCTCGCCCTCGTCGGCGTTCATCTCGCGCTGGTAGCGGAAGAGTTCGGGGTCGAGGCCCAGGTCGCCCAGGTGCTCGTTCCAGCGGTCGTGGATCTCCTCCCAGTGCACGTCGAGGTGCTGGTAGAACTTCCCGGCCTCGGTGAGCGCGTCGCGGAAGCCCTTCATGGTGCGGCGGCGGCCGCGCGCGCCGGAGACGCCTTCGGCGGGGCGGCCGACGGCGGTGGACTCCGCGACGGGCAGCGAGTCGAGGCCGAGCCCGGGGCCGGGCCGGAACGAGTACCACGCCTCGGCGAACTTCCGGGGGTCGTTGGAGACCTGGCGTCCGCGCCACTCGCTGACCTTGCCGACGACCACGCACTCGCCGGTCAGGGTGTGCTGCCACTCCAGGGCGACATGGCCGCAGTCGTCGGCGAGCAGGAACTTGCGGAGCACGCCGGAGCTGGCGCCGCCGAGGGTGTTGCGGTGGCCCGGGAGCATCACCGAGAAGATCAGCTTCAGCAGGACGGACTTGCCGCCGCCGTTCTCCAGGAAGAGGACGCCCGCGGGGGCGGGGCGGCGCGGCGGGCCGACCGGCTCGTCCTCGAAGAACTCCGCCTGCGCCGGGGCGGGGCGGGGCACGGGCTCGCCGACTCCGCGCAGGTCGAGCACGGTGTCGGCGTAGCGTGCGCCGGCCGGTCCGATGGAGTAGAGGCGGACCCGGGACAGCTCGTACATGGCGGCGGACTCTCGTCGTTCTGGGAGCGGAGGGAAGGCGTCGGTGACGGGCGGCGGTCAGCCGTGGAACGGCAGGCCCGCGTCGGCCACCAGTTCCAGGTCGTCGGGGTCCGGGGGCGGCAGCAGCGTGGCGCTCCCGTCGGTGACGGGGACGACGCCCAGGTCGAGGAGCTCGGCCATGGCGGCGGTTCCGGCCATGTCGCGGACCTGGAGCTGGTAGCGGGCGGTGGTGCGGTACGTGCCTCCGGCGTCGTCGCCGGTGCGCTGGAGGAAGCCGGAGTCGGTGAGGAAGGCGACGGCCTTGCCGATGATGCCGGTGGTGGACCCGGCGAGCCGTCGGGCGTCCTTGGTGGCGCCGGTGGCGCTGCGCCGGGCGTAGACGCGCCAGCCGGCCTCCAGGCCCGGGGCGTCGCTGGCCGGGTCGGTGTTGTCGCCCTGCTCCTCGGCGCGCTGCTCCAGGCGGTCGCACGCCTGGCGTACGAAGGCGTCCACGCCGTTGACCGTGATCCGGCCGATGTAGGCGTCGTCGGCCAGGTCCTCGGGGCGCGGGAAGGCCATCGCGGCGACGGCGAGGTGGGCGAGGCCGTGCAGGAAGCGGTCGGCGCTGTCCGAGGAGGCGCGGCGCGCGTAGTCGCCCATGCGGACGGCGAAGACGGAGTCCTCGCCCGCCGTGACGGCCATCCCGGCCCGGGGCGAGACCTCCAGGACGATGAGGCCGAGGCCGGTGGCGACGGCGTCGGCGAGCCGGGCGAAGGCGGGGTCGTCCCGGTAGCGGCGCAGCAGTTCGGCGTACTCCGCGTCGCGGGCGGGGAGCAGCTTGGGCTGGAGGCCGAAGGCGACGAGCCGGGCGGCGTCGGCCGCGTCCGCCGGGGTGACGGCGGCGGGTGCGGGCGCCGGGCGGTCGGGCTCGTAGCCGGGGGCGGGCCGGTCGGCGGGCTCGCTCCACGCGTCGGCGTGCTCTGCGCGGTGGTCGCTCACGACACTGGCTCCTCGGTGCGGGATGTCTTGCGGAAGGGGGTACGGGGACCGGGGGCGGTCACGGCGCCTCCGTACGGTCGGCCGCCATGCCGGCGGCGTCGAGCAGGGCCGTGCCGACGATCAGGTCGGCCCCGCCGAACTCCTCGTCGTCCAGCGGGGTGCCGTCGTCCACGGAGAACAGCAGGCGGCGCTCGCCCTGGCGGTAGGCGGTGCCGACCGGAGGGCTCGCGGCGTGCACGGCGAGCAGGGCGACCAGATAGGGCAGGTCGGGGTCGCGGCGGCGGGCGTCGGCGAGGAGGCCGGAGAGGCGGCGCGGCGCGTCGTGCTCCAGGTCGAGCAGCTCCATCGCGGCGGCCAGCTGCTCCTCGCTGAAGCGGCTGTCGTCCGGGGTGGCGATCAGGTCCGGCTCGGGCATCTCCGCGCCGAGGTGTTCGCGGGCCGGGGGCGGGCTGAGGAGCAGGTCGACCAGGTCGCCCACCCGTACGGAGACCGGGGTGCGCAGGCCGGTGCCGTGGGCGAAGAAGGCGTCGGTGGCGCGGCCGGCCTGCTCGACCGGGAGCGGCAGCAGCGGGGCGAGGAGCTGCCCGTAGAGGTCGAGTCCGGTGCGGGCGGCGGGGGCGGCGAAGGCCTGGCGGTCCTGCTCGGCCCGGAAGAGCGGTCCGGCCTCCAGGAGCCGGGACTGGAGCTGGGTGTGGCGGCGGATGCAGTCCTTGACGATGTCGACCAGCTCGGCGGCGCGGCGCTTGTGCTCGGGGTCCTCCGCCTCGTCGCGGGCCTTGCGGATGTTGGTCAGGATCGCGTTCTCGTGGCGGTAGCGGTCGGCGACGTGGTCCAGGGCCTCGGCGATCATGTCGGGCACGGCGTTGAGCCAGTCGACCGCGCGGACGTTGCGCCGGGTGGCGTCGAGCGTCTTGCGCAGCGTCTCCGCGTACTGCACGGTCCGGTAGCGGGCCTGTTCGGCGGCGAGCTGGGCGTCGGCGAGGCGGCCCCGGCTGATCAGGACCTCCAGCTTGACCTCGGCGGCGATCTGGGCGCTGGTGACGTCGGTGTCGAGGGCGCCGACCAGGACGTTGACCGCCTCGTCGGTGGCCCTGAGGTAGACGCTGCCGCCGTGCCCGGGGACCTCCTCGATCAGCTTGAAGTCGTAGTCGCGGCGGACGTAGACGCCGTCGGGCCCGAAAGTGCCGTAGACCGCGCGGAATCCGCGGTCGACGCTGCCGACGTTGATCAGGTTCTCCAGGACCCAGCGGGCGACCCGTTCGTGCTCGGCGGCGGGGCGGGCGGGGGCCTGGGCGGCGACGCGCGGGAGGAGCCTGGTCACTATCTGGTCGTGGTCCGCGCCCGTGTCGAAGTCCATGTTCAGCGTGACGTGGTCGATCGCGGCGAGGGCGACCTCGGCCATCGCGTAGCCGCTGTACTCACCGGCGAGGTTCGCCTTGCGCACGTCCAGGTCGTGCAGCGGCGCGGTGCAGGCGAGCGCGCGCAGCCGCCGGGACAGCCCCTCGTCGGCGGCCGGGCCCGGTGCGGGCCGCGGCCCCGCGCTGAGCTGGGGCGCAGCGTTGTCCGTGTAGGCAGGCGAAGTCACGGTGCACAGATTAGGTCCTCGCACCGACAACGGTCGAAACGGCGCAGAAGGGCCGCTCCCGGCGGACCGGTCAGGCCCCCGCGTTCTCCCCGCCCCGCTCCCCGTGGCCCCCGCCCCCGGGCGTACGCAGCACCAGCACGTCGCCCGGCCCCGCGTCCGCGCTGTCGCACGCGGCCAGCTCGGTGCGGCCGCCGTCGGCGCGTTCGATGTGCTGGCTGCCGAGGGCGCCGGGTTCGCCGCCCGCCATGCCGTACGGGGGCACCCGGCGGTGTCCGGTGAGCAGGGCGAGGGTGACCGGTTCGAGGAAGCGGATGCGGCGCTCGACGCCGCAGCCGCCCCGGTGGCGGCCCGCTCCCCCGCTGCCCTCGCGCACCCGGAAGCTCTCCAGCAGGACCGGGTAGCGCCATTCCAGGATCTCGGGGTCGGTGAGCCGGGAGTTGGTCATGTGGGTCTGGACGGCGTCGGTGCCGTCGAAGTCCTCGCCCGCTCCGGAGCCGCTGGCGACGGTCTCGTAGTACTGGACGCGGTCGTTGCCGAAGGTCAGGTTGTTCATGGTGCCGGAGCCCTCGGCCTGGACGCCGAGGGCCGCGTACAGGGCGCCGGTCACCGCCTGCGAGGTCTCGACGTTGCCGGCGACGGTGGCGGCGGGCGGGACGGGCGCCAGCATGGAGCCCTCCGGGATGCGGATCTCCAGCGGGTTCAGGCAGCCGCTGTTGAGCGGGATGTCGTCGGCGACCAGGGTGCGGAAGACGTACAGCACGGCGGCCATGACCACGGATTTCGGGGCGTTGAAGTTGCCCGGCTGCTGCGGGGACGTACCGGTGAAGTCGATGACGGCGGCACGGGCCTCGCGGTCGACGGTGACGGTCACCTCGATGACGGCGCCGTTGTCGGTCTCGTACCGGTAGTGGCCGTCGTCGAGCCCGGCGATGATGCGGCGCACCGACTCCTCGGCGTTGTCCTGCACGTGGCCCATGTAGGCGTCCACGACCTCGGTGCCGAACTGGTCGGTCACGGCGCGCAGTTCGGCGATGCCCTTCTCGTTGGCGGCGATCTGGGCGCGCAGGTCGGCGAGGTTGGTCCCGGGGTCGCGGGAGGGGTACGGGGCGGTGGTGAGGTGGTCGCGGGTGGCGTCCTCGCGGAAGACGCCGTCCCGGACCAGGAGCCAGTTGTCGAAGAGGACGCCCTCCTCGTCCACGGTCCGGCTGAAGGCGGGCATGGAGCCGGGGGTGATGCCGCCGATCTCGGCGTGGTGGCCGCGCGAGGCCACCAGGAAGCGCAGCACCGGTCCGTCGCCGGTCGTGTCGAACACAGGGGTCACGACGGTGACGTCGGGCAGGTGGGTGCCGCCGTGGTACGGGTCGTTGATGGCGTAGACGTCGCCGGGGCGCAGGGTGGCGGCGTTGCGCCGGAGCACTTCCTTGATCGACTCGCCCATGGAGCCGAGGTGGACGGGGATGTGGGGCGCGTTGGCGATCAGGTTGCCGTCGGCGTCGAACAGGGCGCAGGAGAAGTCGAGGCGCTCCTTGATGTTGACGGAGCGGGCGGTGTTCTCCAGGGTCACGCCCATCTGCTCGGCGATGGACATGAAGAGGTTGTTGAAGACCTCCAGCATCACCGGGTCGACCTGGGTGCCGACGGCCTGCCGGGCGGGGCGCGGGCGGGCGCGGGTGAGGACGAGGTGGCCGGTGGCGGCGAGTTCGGCCTGCCAGCCGGGGTCCACGACGGTGGTGGCGTCGGCCTCCGCGATGACGGCGGGGCCGGTGACGACGTCGGTGGCCCTGAGGTCGTCCCGGCGGTGGAGCGGGGCCTCCTGCCAGTGCCCCTCCGCGAACATGCGGGCGGTGTCGTGGGGACGGGGTGTGGTGGGGGCGCCCTCGTCGCGTGCGGGCGGCCGGATCTCGGCGTGGCCGCCGGCGGTTCCGGTGGCCTCGACCGAGACCGTCTCCACGACGAGCCGCCGGTCGGCCGTGAAGCCGTAGCGGGCGCGGTGCTCGCGGGTGAAGGAGTCGGTCATGGCGGCGGCCGTGTCCAGGGCGACGGGCAGGCTCGCGTCGGTGCCCTCGTACCGCAGCAGAACCCGGGCGCGGGTGGTGATGGCGTCGGCGGGCACGCCGTCGGCGCGCAGGTCGGCGCTGGTACGGGCGGCCAGCTCGTCGCACAGCGCCCGGACCCGGGTCTCGGATTCCGCGTCCAGGGCGGCTTCGAAGGACTGCTCGCGCATGGCGGTGGCGTCGGCGAGCCCGATGCCGTACGCGGACAGCACCCCGGCGAGCGGCGGGACGAGGACGGTGTCGATGCCGAGGGCGTCGGCCACGGCGCAGACGGCCTGGCCCCCGGCGCCGCCGAAGCCGGTGAGGGCGTAGCGGGTGATGTCGTGGCCGCGCTGTACGGAGATCTTCTTGACGGCGTTGGCCATGGAGAGGACCGCGATCTCCAGGAAACCGGCCGCGGTCTCGGCCGCCGTCCGCTTGGTGCCGGTGGCCCGGGCGACCTCCTCGGCCAGTTCCTCGAAGCGTTCGCGCACGAGGTCCGCGTCGAGCGGCTGGTCGCCGTCCGGCCCGAAGACGGCGGGGAAGTGGGCGGGGCGGATGCGGCCCAGCATGACCTGGGCGTCGGTGACGGTCAGCGGCCCGCCCCGGCGGTAGCAGGCGGGGCCGGGGACCGCGCCCGCGGAGTCGGGGCCGACCCGGTAGCGCCGGCCGTCGAAGTGGAGGACCGAGCCGCCGCCGGCCGCGACGGTGTGGATGTTCATCATGGGGACGCGCATCCGGGCACCGGCGACCTCCGTGCCCAGTTCGCGTTCGAACTCGCCCGCGTAGTGCGAGACGTCGGTGGAGGTGCCGCCCATGTCGAAGCCGATGACCCGGTCGTGGCCGGCCTGGGCGGAGGTGCGGACCATGCCGACGACGCCGCCGGCCGGTCCGGAGAGCACCGCGTCCTTGCCGCGGAAGTGGGCGGCCTCGCGCAGCCCGCCGTTGGACTGCATGAACATGAGCCGGATGCCGGGGAGTTCGGCGGCGACCGAGTCGACGTACCGGCGCAGGATCGGCGAGAGGTAGGCGTCCACGACGGTGGTGTCGCCGCGCGGGACGAGCTTGATCAGCGGGCTGACCTCGTGCGAGCAGCTGATCTGGGTGAACCCGGCGGCCCTGGCCTCGGCGGCGACCGCCTGTTCGTGGGCCGGGTGGCGGTAGCCGTGCATCAGGACGACGGCCGCGCTGCTGAGCCCGTCGGCGCGGGCCTCGCGGAGCAGGCGGGCGACTTCGTCGCGGTCGAGCGGGGTGAGGGTGCGGCCGTGGGCGTCGATGCGCTCGGGGACCTCGATGACCCGGTCGTAGACGGCTTCCGGGAGGAGGATGCGGCGGTCGAAGAGGCGGGGGCGGTTCTGGTATGCGATGCGCAGGGCGTCCCGGAAGCCTTCGGTGATGACCAGGACGGTCGGTTCGCCGCGCCGTTCCAGCAGGGCGTTGGTGGCGACGGTGGTGCCCATCTTGACGGCGGCGACCCGGTCGGCGGGGACCGGCTCACCGGGTCCGAGCCCGAGCATCAGCCGGATGCCGGCGACGGCGGCGTCGCGGTAGCGGTCCGGGTCGTGCGAGAGGAGTTTGCGGGTGACGAGCTCTCCGTCGGGGCGCCTCCCCACCACGTCGGTGAAGGTGCCGCCACGGTCGATCCAGAACTCCCAGCGCCCGGTCATACCCCCATACTGGCCCGCCGTCCGGTGATCGCGGAACAGGGCGGGAGCGGCGCGCCCCCGACGCGCTGCACTCCTGGGGTACTACGGGGTGTTCGGCCGGTCAGACCGCCGGGGCGTCCGGGCCGATCCTGCTGCGTACCGCCGACTGGACCTCGGCCTCCTCGGCGGGGTCGGCGGCCAGGCGGCGCAGCCGCTCGGCGACGCGCAGGTCACCGGTCTCGGCGTGGCGGGCGGCGACCTCGCGGGTCGTCTCCTCGCAGTCCCACAGGCATTCGACGGCGAACCCGGTGGCGAAGGACGGGTCGGTGGCGGCGAGGGCCCGGGCGGCCCGGCCGCGCAGCTGCGAGGAGGACGTCTCCCGGTAGATGTGACGCAGTACGGGTGCGGCGCAGGCGATGCCGAGGCGTCCGGCGCCGTCCACGAGCGCCCACAGCCGTGGCGCGTCGGGTCCGTCGCCGCGTACGGCGTCGCGCAGCGCGCCGAGCACCGCCGGGGCGTCCTGCGGTCCGCCGCGTCCGGCCAGCACTCCGGCGGCGGACGCTCCGAGCGCGTCGGGCCTGCGGGCCCAGCGGCGGGCGCGCTCCACGGCGTCCTCGCCGCACATGCGCTCGAAGGCGGCGACGGCGGCGTCGGCGACGGTGCCCCGGGGGTCGGCGGCCGCGGTCTCGATCAGGTCGAGCACGACGGGGTCGCGGACCTCGGCGGCCAGGTAGTGGAGGGCGGCGCAGCGGGCGGCGTCGGGTCCGCCGTGGGCGGCCGCGACGATGTCGGACCGGTCCTCGGGGCCCGCGACGGCGGCGAGGCAGCGGGCGGCGGGCACGTGGAGCACGCTGCCGCGCTCCAGGCCCTGCTGGGCCCAGTCGAAGACCGCCTGGACGCTCCAGCCGGGCCGGGGGCCGCCGGGGCGCATCTGGCGCTGCCAGCGGTCGAAGGAGCCCTGCTCGGACGCGGCCCGGACGCGGGCGCCGACGGCCTCGCGCGGGTCGTCGGCCCATAGGCGCCAGGGGCGCGGCTCGTAGGCGTCCCGTACGGTCGCGGCCAGCTCGGCGCGGCCCTCGGGGTCGTCGGGGAAGCGGGCGAGCACGGGCTCGGCGAGGGAGCGGAGTCCGGCGTCGTCGTCGCGCAGGGCCAGCTCGTCCAGGGCCCAGGCCCAGTTGGAGCCGGTCGCGGCGTAGCGCCGCAGCAGGGCGAGGGCGTCGCCGCGCCCGTAGGAGGCGAGGTGGCCGAGGACGGACAGGGCGAGGCCGGTCCGCGAGTCCTCGGTGTCGAGGTGGTCCTCGGGGTCGGTCAGGTGCCGCTCGATCTCCTCGACGCCGCCGTCGAGGTCGAGGTAGAGCCGCGCGTAGTAGAGGGAGCGGTTCTCCACCTGCCAGTCGTGGCGCGGGTCGCTCAGGACGCAGTGGTGGAGAGCCGCCAGGGCCTCGGAGCGCGGTGCGGCGAGCGCGTGGAGCGTGCCGTCGCCGCGGCCTCTCTGGAGCAGGCCGAGCAGGGTGCCGCTCGGCGCTATGAACGGATCGAACATGGGGAAAGCCTCACATCAAGCTGTCGACACAACCGGGACTGTGCAGTTCCACGTGCTCCGGGACGAGCACTGGGGCGAGCCCTAGGGCGTGTCCGGCGGATCAGGGCCGGGGTCGCGGCGCCTGGCACGGCACCTCGCCGCGTTGCCGAAACGCCCTAATCGCTCCGCGATGAGGACGCCCCGGCGCCTTGCGATGCACCGCACCAGACGCCGCGCCCTACCCGACCCTGATCCGCCGGACACGCCCTAGCCCGCACAGCAACATGATTCGCCGACCGCCGTCTTCCGCCTGGTGTAGACCATCTTCCTCTGCCTCTCGTCGGGTGGCCCTGATCGGGCCCGCGACGTCATGATGACCCAGCCATTTCGCCACCGCGACCACATTTACGACGTACCCGTTCAGCGGGCGCCGAAGAGTTCCAGCAGGTCGTCCTTGCCGAACATGCGTGCGGTGTCGACCGCGGAGGGGGTTCCGGCGGCCGGATCGGCGCCCGCGTCGAGGAGGGCGCGGATCACCGCTTCCTCGCCCTTGAAGACGGCTCCGGCGAGGGGGGTCTGGCCCCGGTCGTTGGCCCGGCCCGGGTCGGCGCCGCGGGCGGCGAGGGCGGTGACCGCGGGGGCGTGCCCGTGGTAGGCGGCGAGCATCAGCAGCGAGTCGCCCCGGTCGTTGGTGAGGTTGGCGGGCACCCCGGCGTCCACGTAGGCGGCGAGGGCGTCGGCGTCGCCGGCGCGTGCCAGGTCGAACACCTTGGAGGCCAGCTCCACGACCTCGGGATCGGGGACGTCGCTCATCGGGGTACCGCCTTCCTTGACCGTCCGGGCCGCCGCCGGCGGCGGCCCGTGCACGGCGGGGGCCGTGCGAGTGAACCGACAGGGTACTGCCCGGGCGGGTCCATGATCAGGCCCGGGCTTCCCCTCCGCCGATCGGGTGGATAATCACCCTTTTCACCCGATTACGCCTTTTATCTTACGGATACTTGGGGTGAGCCTGGAAGGACTC
Proteins encoded in this window:
- a CDS encoding hydantoinase B/oxoprolinase family protein; amino-acid sequence: MTGRWEFWIDRGGTFTDVVGRRPDGELVTRKLLSHDPDRYRDAAVAGIRLMLGLGPGEPVPADRVAAVKMGTTVATNALLERRGEPTVLVITEGFRDALRIAYQNRPRLFDRRILLPEAVYDRVIEVPERIDAHGRTLTPLDRDEVARLLREARADGLSSAAVVLMHGYRHPAHEQAVAAEARAAGFTQISCSHEVSPLIKLVPRGDTTVVDAYLSPILRRYVDSVAAELPGIRLMFMQSNGGLREAAHFRGKDAVLSGPAGGVVGMVRTSAQAGHDRVIGFDMGGTSTDVSHYAGEFERELGTEVAGARMRVPMMNIHTVAAGGGSVLHFDGRRYRVGPDSAGAVPGPACYRRGGPLTVTDAQVMLGRIRPAHFPAVFGPDGDQPLDADLVRERFEELAEEVARATGTKRTAAETAAGFLEIAVLSMANAVKKISVQRGHDITRYALTGFGGAGGQAVCAVADALGIDTVLVPPLAGVLSAYGIGLADATAMREQSFEAALDAESETRVRALCDELAARTSADLRADGVPADAITTRARVLLRYEGTDASLPVALDTAAAMTDSFTREHRARYGFTADRRLVVETVSVEATGTAGGHAEIRPPARDEGAPTTPRPHDTARMFAEGHWQEAPLHRRDDLRATDVVTGPAVIAEADATTVVDPGWQAELAATGHLVLTRARPRPARQAVGTQVDPVMLEVFNNLFMSIAEQMGVTLENTARSVNIKERLDFSCALFDADGNLIANAPHIPVHLGSMGESIKEVLRRNAATLRPGDVYAINDPYHGGTHLPDVTVVTPVFDTTGDGPVLRFLVASRGHHAEIGGITPGSMPAFSRTVDEEGVLFDNWLLVRDGVFREDATRDHLTTAPYPSRDPGTNLADLRAQIAANEKGIAELRAVTDQFGTEVVDAYMGHVQDNAEESVRRIIAGLDDGHYRYETDNGAVIEVTVTVDREARAAVIDFTGTSPQQPGNFNAPKSVVMAAVLYVFRTLVADDIPLNSGCLNPLEIRIPEGSMLAPVPPAATVAGNVETSQAVTGALYAALGVQAEGSGTMNNLTFGNDRVQYYETVASGSGAGEDFDGTDAVQTHMTNSRLTDPEILEWRYPVLLESFRVREGSGGAGRHRGGCGVERRIRFLEPVTLALLTGHRRVPPYGMAGGEPGALGSQHIERADGGRTELAACDSADAGPGDVLVLRTPGGGGHGERGGENAGA
- a CDS encoding HEAT repeat domain-containing protein gives rise to the protein MFDPFIAPSGTLLGLLQRGRGDGTLHALAAPRSEALAALHHCVLSDPRHDWQVENRSLYYARLYLDLDGGVEEIERHLTDPEDHLDTEDSRTGLALSVLGHLASYGRGDALALLRRYAATGSNWAWALDELALRDDDAGLRSLAEPVLARFPDDPEGRAELAATVRDAYEPRPWRLWADDPREAVGARVRAASEQGSFDRWQRQMRPGGPRPGWSVQAVFDWAQQGLERGSVLHVPAARCLAAVAGPEDRSDIVAAAHGGPDAARCAALHYLAAEVRDPVVLDLIETAAADPRGTVADAAVAAFERMCGEDAVERARRWARRPDALGASAAGVLAGRGGPQDAPAVLGALRDAVRGDGPDAPRLWALVDGAGRLGIACAAPVLRHIYRETSSSQLRGRAARALAATDPSFATGFAVECLWDCEETTREVAARHAETGDLRVAERLRRLAADPAEEAEVQSAVRSRIGPDAPAV
- a CDS encoding ankyrin repeat domain-containing protein — encoded protein: MSDVPDPEVVELASKVFDLARAGDADALAAYVDAGVPANLTNDRGDSLLMLAAYHGHAPAVTALAARGADPGRANDRGQTPLAGAVFKGEEAVIRALLDAGADPAAGTPSAVDTARMFGKDDLLELFGAR